In Streptococcus oralis, a single window of DNA contains:
- the mraY gene encoding phospho-N-acetylmuramoyl-pentapeptide-transferase: MFISISAGIVTFLLTLVGIPAFIQFYRKAQITGQQMHEDVKQHQAKAGTPTMGGLVFLIAAVVVSFLVALFSKQLTNNVGMILFILVLYGLVGFLDDFLKVFRKINEGLNPKQKLALQLLGGVIFYLFYERGGDMLSVFGYQVHLGIFYIIFALFWLVGFSNAVNLTDGIDGLASISVVISLSAYGVIAYVQGQMDILLVILAMIGGLLGFFVFNHKPAKVFMGDVGSLALGGMLAAISMALHQEWTLLIIGIVYVFETTSVMMQVSYFKLTGGKRIFRMTPVHHHFELGGLSGKGSPWSEWKVDFFFWGVGLLASLFTLAILYLL, from the coding sequence ATGTTTATTTCTATTAGTGCTGGAATTGTGACATTTTTACTAACTTTAGTAGGAATTCCGGCCTTTATCCAATTTTATAGAAAGGCGCAAATTACAGGCCAGCAGATGCATGAGGATGTTAAACAGCACCAGGCAAAAGCTGGGACTCCTACAATGGGGGGACTTGTTTTCCTCATTGCTGCAGTTGTGGTGAGTTTCCTCGTCGCTCTTTTTTCGAAACAATTGACCAATAATGTTGGTATGATTTTGTTTATTTTGGTCTTGTATGGCTTGGTTGGTTTTTTAGATGACTTTCTCAAGGTCTTCCGAAAGATCAATGAGGGGCTAAACCCCAAACAGAAATTGGCTCTTCAGCTGCTAGGTGGCGTCATTTTCTACCTTTTTTATGAGCGTGGGGGCGATATGCTCTCTGTCTTTGGCTACCAAGTGCATTTAGGGATTTTCTATATTATCTTCGCTCTTTTCTGGCTAGTTGGTTTTTCAAACGCAGTCAACTTGACAGATGGTATTGACGGTCTAGCTAGTATTTCCGTTGTGATTAGCTTGTCTGCCTATGGAGTTATTGCCTATGTGCAAGGTCAGATGGATATCCTTCTAGTGATTCTTGCCATGATTGGTGGTTTGCTTGGTTTCTTCGTCTTTAACCATAAGCCTGCTAAAGTCTTTATGGGGGATGTGGGAAGTTTGGCCCTAGGTGGAATGTTGGCAGCTATCTCTATGGCCCTCCACCAAGAATGGACTCTCTTGATTATCGGAATTGTTTATGTCTTTGAAACAACTTCGGTCATGATGCAAGTCAGTTATTTTAAACTGACAGGTGGTAAACGTATTTTCCGTATGACGCCTGTGCATCATCATTTTGAGCTTGGAGGATTGTCTGGTAAGGGAAGTCCTTGGAGCGAGTGGAAGGTCGACTTCTTCTTTTGGGGAGTGGGGCTATTAGCAAGTCTCTTTACACTAGCAATTTTATACCTACTGTAA
- a CDS encoding YneF family protein translates to MDLLLAIVLIVLAFLGGALGGMYLIRKQIEKEFADNPRLNAEAVRTLLSANGQKPSEAKVQQVYHQIIRQQKAALANNKKKK, encoded by the coding sequence ATGGATTTACTTTTAGCAATTGTATTGATTGTGCTAGCTTTTCTAGGAGGAGCTCTTGGGGGAATGTACTTGATTCGTAAGCAAATCGAAAAAGAATTCGCTGACAACCCACGTTTGAATGCTGAAGCAGTTCGTACTCTTTTGAGTGCAAATGGTCAAAAACCAAGCGAAGCTAAGGTACAACAAGTTTACCACCAAATCATCCGCCAACAAAAGGCAGCCCTTGCTAACAATAAAAAGAAAAAATAA
- the ftsL gene encoding cell division protein FtsL, producing the protein MAERIEKTSQLLQSKFKGFSRVEKAFYVSIAATMIILAISVVFMQTKLLQVQNELTKVNAQIEEKKTELDDAKQEVNELIRSERLKEIANSKDLQLNNENIRAAE; encoded by the coding sequence ATGGCAGAAAGAATCGAAAAAACAAGCCAGTTATTGCAATCGAAGTTTAAGGGTTTTTCACGTGTGGAAAAGGCCTTCTATGTTTCGATTGCTGCAACAATGATTATCCTGGCAATTAGCGTTGTGTTTATGCAGACCAAGCTACTACAAGTTCAGAATGAATTGACCAAGGTCAATGCTCAAATCGAAGAAAAGAAAACCGAGCTAGACGATGCCAAGCAAGAGGTCAATGAATTGATTCGTTCAGAACGTTTGAAAGAAATTGCAAATTCCAAGGATTTGCAGCTAAATAACGAAAATATCCGAGCAGCGGAGTAA
- a CDS encoding helix-turn-helix transcriptional regulator, translating to MNRVKEFRKELGISQLELAKDIGVSRQTINMIENDKYNPTLELCLNLARSLQTDLNSLFWEDDF from the coding sequence ATGAATCGTGTGAAAGAATTCCGCAAGGAACTGGGCATTTCCCAGCTCGAACTCGCCAAAGATATCGGTGTCTCGAGACAGACTATCAACATGATTGAAAACGACAAGTACAATCCAACCCTGGAACTCTGTCTCAATCTCGCCCGCAGCCTCCAAACTGACCTTAACAGTCTCTTTTGGGAAGACGATTTTTAG
- the rsmH gene encoding 16S rRNA (cytosine(1402)-N(4))-methyltransferase RsmH: MTKEFHHVTVLLHETIDMLDVKPDGIYVDATLGGAGHSEYLLSKLSEKGHLYAFDQDQNAIDNAQKRLAPYIEKGMVTFIKDNFRHLQARLQEAGVQEIDGICYDLGVSSPQLDQRERGFSYKKDAPLDMRMNQEASLTAYEVVNHYDYHDLVRIFFKYGEDKFSKQIARKIEQAREVKPIETTTELAEIIKSAKPAKELKKKGHPAKQIFQAIRIEVNDELGAADESIQQAMDMLALDGRISVITFHSLEDRLTKQLFKEASTVEVPKGLPFIPDDLKPKMELVSRKPILPSAEELEANNRSHSAKLRVARKIHK; this comes from the coding sequence ATGACAAAAGAATTTCATCATGTAACGGTCTTGCTTCATGAAACGATTGATATGCTTGACGTAAAACCTGACGGTATCTACGTTGATGCGACTTTGGGTGGAGCAGGCCATAGCGAATATTTATTAAGTAAATTGAGCGAAAAAGGGCATCTCTATGCCTTTGACCAGGACCAGAATGCCATTGATAATGCGCAAAAACGGTTGGCACCCTATATCGAAAAGGGGATGGTAACCTTTATCAAGGATAACTTCCGTCATTTGCAGGCACGTTTGCAGGAGGCTGGTGTCCAGGAAATTGATGGAATTTGTTATGACTTGGGAGTGTCCAGTCCTCAGCTAGATCAGCGTGAGCGTGGCTTTTCTTATAAAAAGGATGCGCCACTGGATATGCGGATGAATCAGGAAGCTAGTCTGACAGCCTATGAGGTGGTCAATCATTATGACTATCATGACTTGGTTCGGATCTTTTTCAAGTATGGTGAGGATAAGTTTTCTAAACAGATTGCTCGTAAGATTGAGCAAGCGCGTGAGGTGAAACCAATTGAGACAACGACGGAGTTGGCAGAGATTATCAAGTCGGCCAAGCCTGCCAAGGAACTCAAGAAAAAGGGGCACCCTGCCAAGCAGATTTTCCAGGCTATCCGAATTGAAGTCAATGATGAGCTGGGTGCGGCAGATGAATCCATCCAGCAGGCCATGGACATGCTGGCTCTGGATGGTAGAATCTCGGTCATTACCTTCCATTCGCTGGAAGACCGCTTGACCAAGCAGTTGTTTAAGGAGGCTTCAACAGTGGAAGTTCCCAAAGGCTTGCCCTTCATTCCAGATGATCTTAAGCCTAAGATGGAATTGGTATCCCGTAAGCCAATCTTGCCAAGTGCCGAAGAGCTAGAAGCCAACAACCGTTCGCATTCAGCCAAGTTGCGCGTGGCCAGAAAAATTCACAAGTAA
- the pbp2X gene encoding penicillin-binding protein PBP2X yields the protein MKQWKEKIIRYAVRNRKSPEENRRRVGKSLSLLAVILFAVFLVNFAVIIGTGKKFGKDLVQEANKVHQTTKTIPAKRGTIYDRNGTPIAEDATSYNIYAVIDKTYKSATGKILYVEDSQFNKVAEIFHKYLDMEESYVKEQLSQPDLKQVSFGAKGNGITYANMMAIKNDLKTAGVEGVDFTTSPNRSYPNGQFASSFIGLAQLHENEDGTKRLIGTSGLESSLNNILAGTDGIITYEKDRLGNIVPGTDQASQQTVDGKDVYTTLSSPLQSFMETQMDAFQEKLKGKYMTATLVSAKTGEILATTQRPTFNADTKEGITEDFVWRDILYQSNYEPGSGMKVMTLASSIDNNTFPSGEYFNSSEFKMADATTRDWDVNEGLTTGSMMTFLQGFAHSSNVGMSLLEQKMGDATWLDYLKRFKFGVPTRFGLTDEYAGQLPADNIVSIAQSSFGQGISVTQTQMLRAFTAIANDGVMLEPKFISAIYDTNNQSVRKSQKEIVGNPVSKEAASTTRNHMILVGTDPLYGTMYNHYTGKPIITVPGQNVAVKSGTAQIADEKNGGYLVGSTNYIFSVVTMNPAENPDFILYVTVQQPEHYSGIQLGEFATPILERASAMKESLNLQSPAKNLDKVTTESSYAMPSIKDISPGELAEALRRNIVQPIVVGTGTKIKETSVEEGTNLAPNQQVLLLSDKVEEIPDMYGWKKETAETFAKWLDIELEFEGSGSVVQKQDVRTNTAIKNIKKIKLTLGD from the coding sequence ATGAAACAGTGGAAAGAAAAAATCATCCGTTATGCCGTTCGTAACCGTAAATCTCCAGAAGAAAATCGTCGAAGAGTAGGGAAAAGCCTGAGTTTATTGGCTGTCATACTCTTCGCTGTCTTTTTGGTCAACTTTGCGGTCATTATCGGAACGGGTAAAAAATTTGGTAAGGACTTGGTTCAAGAAGCAAACAAGGTCCATCAAACAACCAAGACGATTCCTGCAAAACGGGGAACCATCTACGATCGTAATGGAACGCCTATTGCAGAGGATGCGACTTCGTATAATATCTATGCCGTTATTGACAAGACCTACAAGTCAGCAACTGGCAAGATACTCTATGTAGAGGATTCTCAATTTAATAAGGTAGCTGAAATTTTCCATAAATACCTAGATATGGAGGAGTCTTATGTCAAAGAACAGCTTTCTCAACCAGATCTGAAACAGGTATCTTTTGGAGCCAAGGGGAATGGGATCACCTATGCCAATATGATGGCCATAAAAAATGACCTCAAAACAGCTGGGGTTGAAGGGGTTGACTTTACAACTAGCCCTAACCGCAGTTATCCCAATGGACAGTTTGCTTCTTCCTTTATCGGTTTAGCACAACTTCATGAAAATGAAGATGGCACCAAAAGGTTGATTGGAACCTCTGGTCTAGAGAGTTCTTTAAATAACATTCTGGCGGGTACAGATGGGATCATCACCTATGAGAAAGATCGTCTGGGAAATATTGTTCCGGGTACAGATCAAGCTTCCCAACAAACGGTAGATGGAAAGGATGTATACACAACCCTTTCTAGTCCCTTGCAATCCTTTATGGAAACGCAGATGGACGCCTTTCAGGAAAAACTAAAAGGCAAGTATATGACGGCTACCTTGGTCAGCGCTAAAACAGGTGAAATCCTCGCTACCACCCAACGACCTACCTTTAATGCAGATACTAAAGAAGGAATCACTGAGGACTTTGTTTGGCGTGACATTCTTTATCAAAGTAACTATGAACCAGGATCAGGCATGAAGGTTATGACGTTAGCTTCTTCTATTGATAATAATACCTTCCCAAGTGGAGAATACTTCAATAGCAGTGAATTTAAAATGGCGGATGCGACGACTCGAGATTGGGATGTTAATGAGGGTTTGACTACTGGTAGTATGATGACTTTCTTACAAGGTTTCGCTCACTCCAGTAATGTTGGAATGAGTCTACTTGAACAAAAAATGGGAGATGCTACTTGGTTGGATTATCTAAAACGCTTTAAATTTGGGGTTCCAACTCGCTTTGGCTTGACAGATGAATACGCTGGTCAACTTCCAGCTGATAATATTGTTAGTATTGCTCAAAGCTCATTTGGGCAAGGAATTTCAGTGACACAAACACAAATGCTTCGTGCCTTTACAGCTATTGCTAATGATGGAGTTATGCTGGAGCCAAAATTTATAAGTGCTATTTATGATACTAACAATCAGTCTGTACGTAAGTCACAAAAAGAAATAGTAGGAAATCCTGTTTCCAAAGAGGCAGCAAGCACAACTCGAAATCACATGATCTTAGTTGGGACGGACCCTCTATATGGAACTATGTATAATCACTACACAGGAAAGCCAATTATAACAGTTCCTGGACAAAATGTAGCAGTTAAATCCGGTACGGCTCAAATCGCTGATGAGAAAAATGGAGGATACTTGGTTGGTTCTACCAATTATATTTTCTCAGTTGTGACTATGAATCCTGCTGAAAATCCTGATTTTATCTTGTATGTAACGGTTCAACAGCCTGAGCATTATTCAGGTATCCAGTTGGGAGAATTTGCCACCCCAATCTTGGAGCGGGCTTCAGCTATGAAAGAATCTCTCAATCTTCAATCTCCAGCCAAAAATTTAGATAAAGTTACGACAGAATCTTCTTATGCAATGCCTAGCATCAAGGATATTTCACCTGGTGAGTTGGCGGAAGCCTTACGCCGAAATATTGTGCAACCAATCGTTGTAGGTACTGGAACAAAGATTAAAGAGACTTCTGTAGAAGAAGGGACCAATCTTGCACCAAACCAACAAGTTCTCCTTTTATCGGATAAGGTAGAAGAAATTCCAGACATGTATGGCTGGAAAAAAGAGACTGCCGAGACCTTTGCTAAATGGTTGGATATTGAACTGGAATTTGAAGGTTCAGGTTCCGTTGTTCAGAAGCAAGATGTTCGGACTAATACAGCTATCAAAAACATTAAAAAAATTAAATTAACTTTAGGAGACTAA
- a CDS encoding DUF3278 domain-containing protein: protein MKKETLTGKLIKRTYGISGPLDEHKRREADRIGNQVFIVLFYLMIFGNLIPFVLAYKYPQIVAIGYPLVVFGISMMAALYVVSQTKKTGITAIDPEMLSKKESKQLHFPGLKAGLIYGMGMFFGIPLLNVLTDDSKDYLGSLLNTGHFVSTILATFFFGVTIQIIVSLRIRKAKKDQEND, encoded by the coding sequence ATGAAAAAAGAAACTCTCACTGGCAAACTTATCAAACGCACATATGGCATTTCTGGTCCCCTTGACGAACACAAACGGCGCGAGGCCGATCGTATCGGGAATCAGGTCTTTATCGTTCTCTTTTATCTCATGATATTTGGCAACCTCATCCCCTTTGTCCTTGCTTATAAATACCCGCAAATTGTCGCTATCGGCTATCCTCTCGTGGTGTTTGGTATTTCGATGATGGCTGCCCTCTATGTGGTCTCTCAAACCAAAAAAACGGGCATCACAGCTATTGATCCCGAAATGTTAAGTAAGAAAGAAAGTAAACAGCTACATTTTCCTGGTCTAAAAGCTGGTCTGATCTATGGCATGGGCATGTTCTTTGGAATACCGCTTCTGAATGTCCTAACCGATGATAGCAAGGATTATCTTGGTTCTCTTTTAAATACAGGACATTTTGTATCAACTATCCTAGCTACTTTCTTCTTCGGAGTGACCATACAAATTATCGTCTCTCTTCGCATTCGAAAAGCCAAGAAAGACCAAGAAAACGACTAG
- a CDS encoding SIALI-17 repeat-containing surface protein encodes MEKIWKEKSCRYSIRKLTVGTASVLLGAVFLASHTVSADTIEVQQNEPALEKTTVKTDTITKASESTEHTQSNVPIDHKKPVLANNSSSESKPANADVTSATTNQASTEAIVKPNENKETEKPELPVTEQSNYQLNYDRPTAPSYDGWEKQALPVGNGEMGAKVFGLIGEERIQYNEKTLWSGGPRPDSTDYNGGNYQERYKILAEIRKALEDGDRQKAKRLAEQNLVGPNNAQYGRYLAFGDIFMVFNNQKKGLDTVTDYHRGLDITEATTTTSYTQDGTTFKRETFSSYPDDVTVTHLTQKGDKKLDFTVWNSLTEDLLANGNYSAEYSNYKSGHVTTDPNGILLKGTVKDNGLQFASYLGIKTDGKVTVHEDSLTITGASYATLLLSAKTNFAQNPKTNYRKDIDLEKTVKGIVEAARGKDYETLKKNHIKDYQSLFNRVKLNLGGSNAAQTTKEALQTYNPSKGQKLEELFFQYGRYLLISSSRDRTDALPANLQGVWNAVDNPPWNADYHLNVNLQMNYWPAYMSNLAETAKPMINYIDDMRYYGRIAAKEYAGIESKDGQENGWLVHTQATPFGWTTPGWNYYWGWSPAANAWMMQNVYDYYKFTKDETYLKEKIYPMLKETAKFWNSFLHYDQASDRWVSSPSYSPEHGTITIGNTFDQSLVWQLFHDYMEVANHLKVDQDLVTEIKAKFDKLKPLHINKEGRIKEWYEEDSPQFTNEGIENNHRHVSHLVGLFPGTLFSKDQAEYLEAARATLNHRGDGGTGWSKANKINLWARLLDGNRAHRLLAEQLKYSTLENLWDTHAPFQIDGNFGATSGIAEMLLQSHTGYIAPLPALPDAWKDGQVSGLVARGNFEVSMKWKDKNLQSLSFLSNVGGDLVVDYPNIEASQVKVNGKSVKATVLKDGRIQLATQKGDVITFEHFPGRVTSLTAVRQNGVTAELTFNQVEGATHYVIQRQVKDESGQTSASREFVTNQTHFIDRSLDPQLVYTYTVKAMLGNVSTQVSEKVNVETYNQLMDDRDSRIQYGSAFGNWADSELFGGTEKFADLSLGNYTDKDATATIPFNGVGIEIYGLKSSQLGIAEVKIDGKSVGELDFYTAGATEKGSLIGRFTGLSDGAHVMTITVKQEHKHRGSERSKISLDYFKVLPGQGTTIEKMDDRDSRIQYGSQFKDWSDTELYKSTEKYADINNADPSTVSEAQATIPFTGTGIRIYGLKTSALGKALVTLDGKEMPSLDFYTAGATEKATLIGEFTNLTDGNHILTLKVDPNSPAGRKKISLDSFDVIKAPAVSLDSPSIAPLKEGDKNISLTLPAGDWEAIAVTFPGIKDPLVLRRIDDNHLVTTGDQTVLSIQDNQVQIPIPDETNRKIGNAIEAYSIQGNTTSSPVIAVFTKKDEKKVENQQPTTSKGDDPAPIVEIPEYTKPIGTAGQEQPPTVSIPEYTEPIGTAGQELPPTVSIPEYTQPIGTAGQEQPPTVSIPEYTEPIGTAGQEQPPTVSIPEYTKPIGTAGQEQPPTVSIPEYTKPIGTAGQEQPPVVNIPEYTQPIGTAGLEQPPTVSIPEYTQPVGTAGQEQAPTVSVPEYKLRVLKDEKTKVEIIGGATDLEGISHISSRRVLAQELFGKTYDAYDLHLKNSTDHSLQPKGTVLVRLPISSAVENVYYLTPSKELQALDFTIREGMAEFMTSHFSTYAVVYQANGASTTANQKPSETDIKPLANSSEQVSSSPDLVQSASASPKEQLPATGETSNPLLFLSGLSLVLTATFLLKSKKDESN; translated from the coding sequence ATGGAAAAAATTTGGAAGGAGAAATCCTGTCGCTACAGTATTCGAAAGCTAACAGTCGGCACAGCCTCTGTTTTGCTTGGAGCGGTTTTTCTAGCTAGTCATACCGTCTCTGCTGATACTATTGAAGTACAGCAAAACGAGCCTGCATTAGAGAAAACTACAGTTAAGACAGACACTATAACAAAAGCAAGTGAATCAACTGAGCATACACAGTCAAACGTGCCAATTGATCATAAAAAACCAGTTCTAGCTAATAATAGTTCTTCTGAAAGCAAACCCGCTAATGCTGATGTTACTTCTGCTACAACTAATCAAGCCAGTACTGAGGCTATTGTAAAACCTAATGAAAATAAGGAAACCGAAAAACCAGAACTACCTGTGACAGAACAAAGCAACTATCAGCTAAACTATGATCGACCAACAGCTCCTTCCTATGATGGCTGGGAAAAACAAGCACTCCCAGTTGGGAATGGTGAAATGGGTGCTAAGGTTTTTGGTCTCATCGGCGAGGAGAGAATCCAATACAACGAAAAAACTCTTTGGTCAGGTGGTCCGCGTCCCGACAGTACCGACTATAACGGAGGAAACTATCAGGAACGGTATAAAATTTTAGCAGAAATTCGTAAGGCTCTTGAAGACGGAGATCGCCAAAAAGCCAAACGATTAGCTGAACAAAATCTAGTTGGACCAAACAACGCCCAGTATGGACGTTATCTAGCCTTTGGTGATATCTTCATGGTCTTCAATAACCAGAAAAAGGGGCTGGATACAGTTACAGACTATCACCGTGGTTTGGATATCACAGAAGCCACTACTACAACTTCTTACACCCAAGATGGAACGACCTTTAAAAGAGAAACCTTCTCAAGTTACCCTGATGATGTCACCGTGACCCACTTGACCCAAAAAGGGGACAAAAAACTTGATTTTACAGTTTGGAATAGCTTAACAGAAGATTTACTTGCTAACGGAAACTACTCAGCGGAATATTCTAACTACAAGAGTGGCCATGTTACGACAGACCCAAATGGTATCCTACTAAAAGGTACAGTCAAAGATAATGGCCTCCAGTTCGCATCCTATCTAGGAATTAAAACGGACGGAAAAGTTACTGTCCATGAGGATAGTTTAACAATCACAGGAGCTAGCTACGCTACGCTTTTACTCAGTGCCAAGACTAACTTTGCTCAGAATCCAAAAACAAACTATCGCAAAGACATTGACCTCGAAAAAACAGTTAAAGGCATTGTAGAAGCAGCTAGGGGCAAAGACTACGAGACACTTAAAAAGAACCATATCAAAGACTATCAAAGCCTCTTTAACCGCGTCAAACTAAACCTAGGTGGAAGCAATGCTGCTCAAACGACAAAAGAGGCCCTTCAGACCTATAACCCTAGCAAAGGGCAAAAACTGGAAGAACTCTTCTTCCAATACGGACGTTATTTATTGATTAGTTCATCTCGTGATCGGACAGATGCCCTTCCTGCCAACCTACAAGGAGTCTGGAATGCCGTAGACAATCCACCTTGGAACGCTGACTACCACCTCAATGTCAACTTGCAAATGAACTATTGGCCAGCCTACATGAGCAATCTAGCTGAAACAGCCAAGCCAATGATCAATTACATTGACGATATGCGTTACTATGGCCGTATCGCTGCTAAGGAATACGCCGGTATCGAATCCAAAGATGGACAAGAAAATGGTTGGCTGGTCCACACTCAAGCAACACCTTTTGGCTGGACTACTCCGGGTTGGAATTACTATTGGGGTTGGTCGCCAGCAGCTAATGCTTGGATGATGCAGAACGTTTATGACTACTATAAATTCACCAAGGATGAGACTTATCTCAAAGAAAAGATCTATCCAATGCTCAAGGAAACTGCTAAGTTCTGGAACTCCTTCTTGCACTATGACCAGGCCAGTGACCGTTGGGTGTCTTCTCCATCCTACTCACCAGAACACGGTACCATCACCATCGGAAACACCTTTGACCAGTCGCTAGTCTGGCAGCTATTCCATGACTACATGGAAGTTGCCAACCATCTGAAAGTCGACCAAGACTTAGTCACAGAGATCAAGGCTAAATTTGACAAACTAAAACCACTTCACATTAACAAAGAAGGACGTATCAAGGAATGGTACGAAGAAGACAGTCCACAATTCACTAATGAAGGCATTGAAAATAACCACCGCCACGTTTCCCATCTGGTAGGTCTCTTCCCAGGTACGCTCTTTAGCAAGGATCAGGCTGAATACTTAGAAGCTGCGCGTGCTACCCTCAATCACCGTGGAGATGGTGGTACTGGTTGGTCTAAGGCCAATAAAATCAACCTCTGGGCTCGTCTCTTAGACGGTAACCGTGCCCATCGCCTGCTTGCTGAACAGCTCAAATATTCAACCCTAGAAAACCTTTGGGATACGCACGCACCTTTCCAAATCGATGGAAACTTTGGAGCAACCAGTGGAATTGCAGAAATGCTTCTTCAATCACACACTGGCTACATTGCACCATTGCCAGCCCTTCCAGATGCTTGGAAAGACGGTCAGGTTTCTGGTCTGGTTGCTCGCGGTAACTTTGAAGTCAGCATGAAGTGGAAAGATAAAAACCTGCAAAGCTTGTCCTTCCTTTCAAATGTCGGTGGAGACCTAGTTGTAGATTATCCAAATATCGAAGCCAGTCAGGTTAAGGTTAATGGTAAATCTGTCAAAGCAACTGTTCTGAAAGATGGCCGCATTCAACTGGCAACACAAAAAGGTGATGTCATTACCTTTGAACATTTCCCTGGTCGTGTAACCAGTCTGACAGCAGTTAGACAAAATGGAGTCACTGCCGAACTCACCTTCAACCAAGTAGAAGGCGCTACCCACTATGTTATCCAAAGACAAGTGAAAGACGAATCTGGCCAAACCTCTGCAAGCAGAGAATTTGTGACCAATCAAACCCATTTTATCGACCGTTCACTCGACCCTCAACTCGTCTACACTTATACTGTTAAGGCTATGCTGGGTAATGTTTCTACACAGGTATCCGAAAAGGTCAATGTCGAAACCTATAACCAATTGATGGATGACCGTGATAGCCGAATCCAATACGGTTCTGCATTTGGAAACTGGGCAGACTCAGAATTATTTGGAGGAACAGAGAAGTTTGCCGACCTTTCACTAGGTAACTATACAGATAAAGATGCGACAGCAACCATTCCTTTCAATGGTGTTGGCATTGAAATCTATGGTCTCAAATCATCTCAATTAGGAATCGCTGAAGTCAAAATCGATGGTAAATCAGTCGGTGAACTGGACTTCTATACTGCAGGTGCAACTGAAAAAGGTAGCCTTATCGGTCGCTTCACAGGATTGTCAGATGGTGCTCATGTGATGACTATCACTGTAAAACAAGAGCATAAACACCGTGGCAGTGAGCGCTCCAAAATTTCCTTAGACTACTTTAAAGTTTTACCGGGACAAGGAACAACTATTGAAAAAATGGATGACCGTGACTCTCGCATTCAATACGGATCTCAATTCAAAGATTGGAGCGATACTGAATTATATAAGAGCACAGAAAAATATGCGGACATCAATAACGCCGACCCAAGTACTGTTTCAGAAGCTCAGGCAACCATTCCATTTACTGGAACAGGTATTCGAATTTACGGACTTAAAACATCCGCTCTCGGAAAAGCTCTCGTGACACTGGATGGAAAAGAAATGCCAAGTCTAGACTTCTACACTGCTGGCGCTACCGAAAAGGCAACCTTAATTGGAGAATTTACTAATCTGACCGATGGTAATCATATTTTGACATTGAAAGTTGATCCAAATTCACCAGCAGGTCGCAAGAAAATTTCTCTAGATTCATTTGATGTGATTAAGGCTCCAGCTGTAAGCTTGGATAGTCCAAGTATCGCACCACTTAAGGAAGGGGATAAAAACATCTCTTTAACTCTTCCAGCTGGAGATTGGGAAGCCATCGCTGTGACCTTCCCAGGCATCAAAGATCCACTCGTTTTACGCAGGATAGACGATAATCATCTAGTTACGACTGGAGATCAGACTGTCTTATCAATCCAAGATAATCAGGTACAAATCCCTATCCCTGACGAAACCAATCGAAAAATTGGAAATGCGATAGAAGCTTATTCTATCCAGGGAAATACAACAAGCAGTCCTGTAATAGCTGTCTTTACCAAAAAGGATGAGAAGAAGGTTGAGAATCAGCAGCCAACTACAAGCAAGGGAGATGACCCTGCTCCTATTGTAGAAATTCCTGAATACACTAAGCCTATCGGTACAGCTGGACAGGAACAACCGCCTACCGTTTCTATTCCTGAGTACACTGAGCCTATCGGCACAGCAGGACAAGAACTGCCACCTACTGTTTCTATCCCTGAATACACTCAACCTATCGGAACGGCTGGACAGGAACAACCGCCTACCGTTTCTATTCCTGAGTACACTGAGCCTATCGGAACTGCTGGACAGGAACAACCGCCTACTGTTTCTATCCCTGAATACACTAAACCTATCGGAACGGCTGGACAGGAACAACCGCCTACTGTTTCTATCCCTGAATACACTAAACCTATCGGAACGGCTGGACAGGAACAACCTCCTGTAGTAAATATTCCTGAGTACACTCAACCTATCGGCACAGCAGGACTAGAACAACCGCCTACTGTTTCTATCCCTGAGTACACTCAACCTGTCGGGACAGCGGGACAAGAACAAGCTCCTACTGTTTCTGTTCCTGAATATAAACTTCGTGTCTTAAAGGATGAAAAGACTAAAGTTGAAATTATTGGAGGAGCGACTGACTTAGAGGGAATTTCTCACATTTCTAGCAGACGCGTTTTAGCTCAAGAACTATTTGGTAAGACCTATGATGCTTACGATCTTCACCTTAAAAATTCAACAGATCATAGTTTACAACCAAAAGGAACTGTCTTGGTCCGCTTGCCTATTTCCTCAGCTGTCGAAAATGTCTACTACCTAACTCCATCAAAAGAGTTACAGGCACTCGATTTTACTATTCGCGAGGGAATGGCAGAATTTATGACTAGTCATTTCAGCACCTATGCAGTCGTTTATCAAGCTAATGGAGCATCAACTACTGCAAATCAAAAACCAAGTGAAACAGATATCAAACCATTAGCCAACAGCTCTGAGCAAGTTTCATCTAGTCCAGACCTTGTCCAATCTGCAAGTGCTTCTCCTAAAGAACAACTTCCAGCTACTGGTGAAACATCCAATCCACTACTATTCTTGTCAGGATTGAGTCTAGTCCTAACAGCAACTTTTCTACTTAAGAGCAAGAAGGATGAGTCCAACTAA